The proteins below come from a single Streptomyces sp. SCSIO 75703 genomic window:
- a CDS encoding transcriptional repressor, which produces MTTAGPPVKGRATRQRAAVAAALQEVEEFRSAQELHDMLKHKGDSVGLTTVYRTLQSLADAGEVDVLRTAEGESVYRRCSTDDHHHHLVCRTCGKAVEVEGPVVEKWAEAVAAEHGFVDVAHTVEIFGTCAECAAAEATPPA; this is translated from the coding sequence GTGACGACCGCTGGACCGCCCGTGAAGGGCCGCGCCACTCGGCAGCGGGCCGCCGTGGCGGCGGCTCTCCAAGAGGTCGAGGAATTCCGCAGCGCGCAGGAACTCCACGACATGCTCAAGCACAAGGGCGACTCGGTGGGGCTCACCACGGTCTACCGGACACTTCAATCCCTCGCCGACGCCGGGGAGGTCGACGTCCTGCGCACCGCGGAGGGCGAGTCCGTCTACCGGCGGTGCTCCACCGACGACCATCACCACCACCTCGTCTGCCGCACCTGCGGCAAGGCCGTCGAGGTGGAGGGCCCGGTGGTGGAGAAGTGGGCGGAGGCCGTCGCCGCCGAGCACGGCTTCGTCGACGTGGCGCACACCGTGGAGATCTTCGGCACCTGCGCCGAGTGCGCGGCGGCCGAGGCGACGCCGCCGGCCTGA
- a CDS encoding SCO2521 family protein has translation MRPPETGPPTALVCGEIRTCLLPARQALDIRSAAQFLALRADERVLLSERPTLYARSPDTLTGVDCPLPAADGARVRAVGTVAAHAVLTEGRVLQTSARFGAPAAGPDQRRPWGQYLVRPGTVEPLGKLPREPVARGVLDGGRQGDLDVGLIADALLTRLLRHPLLDQRPPLRSRPTRLRWAALPAPGGAGPSLERFTLAEDELRTVRLRVPEGTPADEVAALCADLALHDWLLTTVVRTFDGIRLGTGADRDGPAVLRALRPAVDHLLHLWMPRARVTPALAGLWDPLEERPGFTRQWDALVHRVRDQLALQAIGPARREVTPAP, from the coding sequence ATGCGGCCGCCCGAGACCGGCCCGCCCACCGCCCTCGTCTGCGGCGAGATCCGCACCTGCCTGCTGCCCGCGCGCCAGGCCCTCGACATCCGCTCCGCCGCCCAGTTCCTCGCCCTGCGCGCCGACGAGCGGGTCCTGCTCTCCGAGCGCCCCACGCTCTACGCGCGCTCGCCGGACACCCTGACCGGCGTCGACTGCCCGCTGCCCGCCGCCGACGGTGCCCGCGTCCGCGCCGTCGGCACCGTCGCCGCGCACGCCGTGCTCACCGAGGGCCGGGTGCTCCAGACCTCCGCCCGCTTCGGCGCCCCCGCCGCCGGCCCCGACCAGCGTCGGCCCTGGGGCCAGTACCTGGTGCGGCCCGGCACGGTCGAACCGCTCGGGAAACTGCCCCGCGAACCGGTCGCCCGGGGCGTGCTCGACGGCGGCCGCCAGGGCGACCTGGACGTCGGCCTCATCGCCGACGCGCTGCTGACCCGGCTGCTGCGCCACCCGCTGCTCGACCAGCGCCCGCCCCTGCGGTCCCGGCCCACCCGGCTGCGCTGGGCCGCCCTGCCCGCGCCCGGCGGCGCCGGACCGAGCCTGGAGCGGTTCACGCTCGCCGAGGACGAACTGCGCACCGTCCGCCTCCGCGTCCCCGAGGGCACCCCCGCCGACGAGGTCGCCGCACTCTGCGCCGACCTCGCCCTGCACGACTGGCTGCTGACCACCGTGGTCCGCACCTTCGACGGCATCCGCCTCGGCACCGGCGCGGACCGCGACGGGCCGGCCGTCCTGCGCGCGCTGCGGCCCGCCGTCGACCACCTGCTGCACCTGTGGATGCCCCGGGCCCGGGTGACCCCCGCCCTGGCCGGGCTGTGGGACCCGCTGGAGGAGCGGCCCGGCTTCACCCGCCAGTGGGACGCCCTCGTCCACCGCGTCCGCGACCAACTGGCCCTCCAGGCCATCGGCCCCGCGCGGCGGGAGGTGACACCGGCGCCCTGA
- the recO gene encoding DNA repair protein RecO has protein sequence MSLFRDDGIVLRTQKLGEADRIITLLTRGHGRVRAVARGVRRTKSKFGARLEPFSHVDVQFFARGSELVGRGLPLCTQSETIAPYGGAIVTDYGRYTAGTAMLETAERFTDHEGEPAVQQYLLLVGALRTLARGEHAPGLVLDAFLLRSLAVNGYAPTFGDCARCGMPGPNRFFSVGSGGSVCAECRVPGSVVPSPQALELLGALLAGDWATADACEPRYVREGSGLVSAYLHWHLERGLRSLRYVEKS, from the coding sequence ATGAGTCTGTTCCGCGACGACGGCATCGTGCTGCGCACCCAGAAGCTGGGTGAGGCGGACCGGATCATCACCCTGCTCACCCGCGGTCACGGCCGGGTACGCGCCGTGGCGCGGGGGGTGCGCCGCACGAAGTCGAAGTTCGGGGCGCGGCTGGAGCCGTTCTCCCACGTCGACGTGCAGTTCTTCGCACGGGGCAGCGAGCTGGTCGGGCGGGGGCTGCCGCTGTGCACGCAGAGCGAGACCATCGCGCCGTACGGCGGTGCCATCGTGACCGACTACGGGCGGTACACCGCCGGGACGGCCATGCTGGAGACCGCCGAGCGCTTCACCGACCACGAGGGCGAGCCGGCGGTGCAGCAGTACCTGCTGCTGGTGGGGGCGCTGCGGACGCTGGCCCGGGGCGAGCACGCGCCGGGCCTGGTCCTGGACGCGTTCCTGCTGCGCTCCCTCGCGGTCAACGGCTACGCGCCGACCTTCGGGGACTGCGCGCGGTGCGGCATGCCGGGCCCGAACCGGTTCTTCTCGGTGGGCTCGGGCGGCTCCGTCTGCGCGGAGTGCCGGGTGCCCGGCAGCGTCGTACCCTCGCCGCAGGCCCTGGAACTGCTCGGCGCGCTGCTGGCGGGGGACTGGGCGACCGCGGACGCGTGCGAGCCGCGGTACGTCAGAGAGGGCAGCGGACTGGTCTCCGCGTACCTCCACTGGCACCTGGAGCGCGGGCTGCGGTCGCTGCGGTACGTCGAGAAGTCCTAG
- a CDS encoding isoprenyl transferase, whose protein sequence is MAVRGFLGRQRREYRTPEPHPSGARPPRLGELVPEHVAIVMDGNGRWAKDRGLPRTEGHKVGAERVLDVLQGAIEIGVRNVSLYAFSTENWKRSPEEVRFLMNFNRDFIRKSRDSLDELGVRVRWVGRMPKLWKSVAKELQVAQEQTEDNDRLTLYFCMNYGGRAEIADAAQAIAEEVRAGRLDPAKVTEKTVAKYLYFPDMPDVDLFLRPSGEQRTSNYLLWQSAYAEMVFQDVLWPDFDRRDLWRACLEFASRDRRFGGAIPNEELLAMEGRLP, encoded by the coding sequence ATGGCCGTACGCGGGTTCCTGGGGCGGCAGCGCCGCGAGTACCGGACACCGGAACCGCATCCGTCCGGCGCGCGGCCCCCGCGGCTCGGCGAGCTGGTGCCGGAGCATGTGGCGATCGTCATGGACGGCAACGGGCGCTGGGCGAAGGACCGGGGGCTGCCGCGCACCGAGGGGCACAAGGTCGGGGCCGAGCGGGTGCTCGACGTGCTCCAGGGCGCGATCGAGATCGGTGTGCGGAACGTCTCGCTGTACGCCTTCTCCACGGAGAACTGGAAGCGGTCCCCCGAGGAGGTCCGCTTCCTGATGAACTTCAACCGGGACTTCATCCGCAAGTCGCGCGACAGCCTCGACGAGCTGGGCGTGCGGGTGCGCTGGGTGGGGCGGATGCCCAAGCTGTGGAAGTCGGTCGCCAAGGAGTTGCAGGTCGCCCAGGAGCAGACCGAGGACAACGACCGGCTGACCCTCTACTTCTGCATGAACTACGGCGGCCGGGCGGAGATCGCGGACGCGGCGCAGGCGATCGCCGAGGAGGTGCGGGCGGGCCGCCTCGACCCGGCCAAGGTCACCGAGAAGACGGTCGCCAAGTACCTGTACTTCCCGGACATGCCGGACGTGGACCTGTTCCTGCGGCCCAGTGGTGAGCAGCGCACGTCGAACTACCTGCTGTGGCAGAGCGCCTACGCGGAGATGGTGTTCCAGGACGTGCTGTGGCCCGACTTCGACCGGCGGGACCTGTGGCGCGCGTGCCTGGAGTTCGCCTCCCGGGACCGGCGCTTCGGCGGGGCGATCCCGAACGAGGAACTCCTCGCCATGGAGGGCCGCCTGCCGTAG
- a CDS encoding SCO2522 family protein: protein MTDAVFHETAAAPRTQAVPLAHLSLELGHLYMEDFEAGPGRLRRHFAEVRPWAEAARAAATARAGAKRARISTCFLVDDYFTRFSSPAEVVPMLLAEADRAGLGVDYLARESGCAVFGEVPVAEAVAGRIVESPPPGSHGNRPPAAQTGWLANGERSPAARAPQAMKRAQVWRPPKETAARRHSVFLDTELFSDGPDGRRTWSCPFLAAVWQLARLGLLRHQGEAVLTPRPHTGAGFPDDWDDLPPLLRLNPAADPFTAYRTCSVLPNRFLPVEHAVRVILDQTEVDPGALGQVAVRARGERAELPDSVADRISYVFYAGP, encoded by the coding sequence ATGACCGACGCGGTGTTCCACGAGACCGCCGCCGCCCCCCGCACCCAGGCGGTGCCCCTCGCCCACCTCTCGCTGGAGCTGGGCCACCTCTACATGGAGGACTTCGAGGCCGGCCCCGGACGGCTGCGCCGCCACTTCGCCGAGGTCCGCCCCTGGGCGGAGGCGGCCCGCGCCGCCGCCACCGCCCGCGCCGGCGCCAAACGGGCCCGGATCAGCACCTGCTTCCTCGTCGACGACTACTTCACCCGGTTCTCCAGCCCCGCCGAGGTCGTCCCGATGCTCCTCGCCGAGGCGGACCGGGCCGGGCTCGGCGTCGACTACCTGGCCCGCGAGTCCGGCTGCGCGGTCTTCGGGGAGGTGCCCGTCGCCGAGGCGGTGGCCGGCCGCATCGTCGAGTCGCCGCCGCCCGGCAGCCACGGCAACCGGCCGCCCGCCGCCCAGACCGGCTGGCTGGCCAACGGGGAGCGCAGCCCCGCCGCCCGCGCCCCGCAGGCCATGAAACGGGCCCAGGTGTGGCGCCCGCCGAAGGAGACCGCGGCCCGCCGCCACTCCGTCTTCCTCGACACCGAACTCTTCAGCGACGGACCCGACGGGCGGCGCACCTGGTCCTGCCCCTTCCTCGCCGCCGTCTGGCAACTGGCCCGGCTCGGCCTCCTGCGCCACCAGGGCGAAGCGGTCCTCACCCCCCGCCCGCACACCGGCGCCGGCTTCCCCGACGACTGGGACGACCTGCCGCCGCTGCTGCGGCTCAACCCGGCCGCGGACCCCTTCACCGCCTACCGCACCTGCTCCGTCCTGCCCAACCGCTTCCTGCCCGTCGAGCACGCCGTCCGCGTCATCCTCGACCAGACCGAGGTGGACCCCGGCGCCCTCGGGCAGGTCGCGGTCCGCGCGCGGGGCGAACGGGCGGAGCTGCCCGACTCCGTCGCCGACCGGATCTCCTACGTGTTCTACGCGGGGCCGTGA
- a CDS encoding SCO2525 family SAM-dependent methyltransferase, whose amino-acid sequence MEHGRVTMDRNADAPWSKFDPEVYVDNNYRTPLDVDLLIVRLMRDHFGRCFADGVPDSVRGVDVGAGANLYPALSMLPWCEKVLLLEYAQPNVEYLERQVSPAGYDSVWDAFWEVLREAPAYRDVEPRTRCGEIVRVERGNLFDLDGQRRWEMGTMFFVADSMSECPEEFARGVRCFMNALGEGAPFAAAFMKESVGYRVGDHAYPAYRVNEERVRESLEAFTTDVETHDLHHMVRPGHEGILLALGRRNGEVATP is encoded by the coding sequence ATGGAACACGGCAGGGTGACTATGGATCGCAACGCCGACGCGCCCTGGTCGAAATTCGATCCAGAGGTGTACGTCGACAACAACTACCGGACGCCGCTCGATGTCGATCTCCTCATCGTGCGGCTCATGCGCGACCACTTCGGCCGCTGCTTCGCGGACGGCGTCCCCGACTCGGTGCGGGGCGTCGACGTGGGCGCCGGCGCCAACCTCTACCCGGCGCTCTCGATGCTGCCGTGGTGCGAGAAGGTGCTGCTGCTGGAGTACGCGCAGCCGAACGTCGAGTACCTGGAGCGCCAGGTGTCCCCCGCGGGGTACGACTCCGTGTGGGACGCCTTCTGGGAGGTGCTCCGCGAGGCCCCGGCCTACCGGGACGTCGAACCGCGCACCCGGTGCGGGGAGATCGTCCGGGTGGAGCGGGGCAACCTGTTCGACCTGGACGGGCAGCGGCGCTGGGAGATGGGCACGATGTTCTTCGTCGCCGACTCCATGTCCGAGTGCCCCGAGGAGTTCGCGCGGGGCGTGCGCTGCTTCATGAACGCGCTGGGCGAGGGGGCGCCCTTCGCCGCCGCCTTCATGAAGGAGTCCGTCGGGTACCGGGTCGGCGACCACGCCTACCCGGCCTACCGGGTCAACGAGGAGCGCGTCAGGGAGAGCCTGGAAGCCTTCACGACCGACGTGGAGACCCACGACCTGCACCACATGGTGCGGCCGGGACACGAAGGCATCCTGCTCGCCCTGGGCCGGCGGAACGGGGAGGTTGCCACCCCGTAG
- a CDS encoding helix-turn-helix transcriptional regulator, producing the protein MANGSRQAAWEFFGTELKRRREDAGITQVELGARVFVSGGYIGQFEQAIRKPQLDVAQRIDETLQTDGFFERLWRKLIKEQRFADYFAHTAELERLATGIYEWAPAVVPGLLQTREYARAIYLSHNPLATDEWIDDMVNLRLDRAKILKDAARPVYWVLMHETVLRTPVGSEDVMAEQLDHLAEMVRSRTALMQVLPFAAGAHPHMGKLMLLHEFEDAPPTVYTEGVNSGSLLDDPAAVKGARGAYDLLRADALSRKASLDMIEATAEGYRACAGTT; encoded by the coding sequence ATGGCCAACGGTTCACGGCAGGCGGCGTGGGAGTTCTTCGGCACGGAACTCAAGCGACGGCGGGAGGACGCGGGCATCACCCAGGTCGAGCTGGGCGCACGGGTATTCGTCTCCGGCGGTTACATCGGCCAGTTCGAACAGGCGATTCGCAAACCACAGTTGGACGTCGCCCAGCGGATCGACGAGACACTGCAAACCGACGGCTTTTTCGAACGGCTCTGGCGAAAGCTCATCAAGGAGCAGCGATTCGCCGACTACTTCGCCCACACGGCGGAACTGGAGCGGCTGGCCACCGGTATCTACGAGTGGGCACCTGCCGTCGTACCGGGTCTCCTCCAGACCCGCGAGTACGCCCGTGCGATCTACTTGTCGCACAACCCGCTGGCCACGGACGAGTGGATCGACGACATGGTCAACCTCCGCCTGGACCGCGCCAAGATCCTCAAGGACGCTGCACGGCCCGTGTATTGGGTACTCATGCACGAGACGGTGCTCCGCACGCCGGTCGGCTCGGAGGACGTGATGGCCGAGCAGTTGGACCATCTCGCCGAGATGGTGCGAAGTCGCACGGCCCTGATGCAGGTGCTGCCGTTCGCCGCCGGAGCCCACCCGCACATGGGCAAGCTGATGCTGCTCCACGAGTTCGAGGACGCCCCTCCAACTGTCTATACAGAAGGGGTGAATTCCGGCAGCCTGCTGGATGACCCAGCAGCCGTAAAGGGAGCGCGAGGGGCTTACGATCTCCTGAGGGCCGACGCCCTCTCGCGGAAGGCGTCCCTGGACATGATCGAAGCGACGGCGGAAGGCTACAGAGCATGCGCAGGTACAACCTGA
- a CDS encoding DUF397 domain-containing protein → MRRYNLTNARWRKSSYSGGNGGEACVEVAYDFPGAASWRKATYSNGEGGSCVEVADGVPGVVPVRDSKQDAGPVLVVGAMAWTEFVGAVGDALAPRPHAGPARR, encoded by the coding sequence ATGCGCAGGTACAACCTGACGAACGCACGCTGGCGCAAGAGCAGCTACAGCGGCGGCAACGGCGGTGAGGCATGTGTCGAGGTCGCGTACGACTTCCCGGGTGCCGCAAGCTGGCGCAAGGCCACTTACAGCAACGGCGAGGGTGGTAGCTGCGTCGAGGTCGCCGACGGGGTCCCCGGCGTCGTGCCTGTCCGGGACAGTAAGCAGGACGCCGGTCCGGTGCTGGTCGTCGGGGCGATGGCCTGGACGGAGTTCGTAGGTGCCGTCGGGGACGCGCTCGCGCCTCGCCCGCACGCCGGGCCGGCCCGGCGCTGA
- a CDS encoding SCO2523 family variant P-loop protein has protein sequence MLVFAASDKGGTGRSVTSANLAYQRALTGDHVAYVDFDFGSPTAAAVFDVPGALRGTAEPGLHSYLEGETPEPARIDVWRQTEHPQLRTRPNQSGRLVLLPGDAGGGEFATGEDALERCVDLLLRLNNEFDVTLVDLSAGRSYAVDMVLAATAHPRMRYVPCRWLVFHRWTRQHVIAASGLVHTDHGILRGGVERGHDEETLRASIRFVRAAVPDPESPLWAQGSPAQAAWMQACDEALRRLAAEHRIGDSVVLGVVPLEPILQWREQLITEEDVLSTQIANKETLEALEEIARRLTDDAHWGQP, from the coding sequence GTGCTCGTCTTCGCCGCCTCCGACAAGGGAGGCACCGGGCGCTCGGTGACCAGCGCCAACCTGGCGTACCAGCGCGCGCTCACCGGCGACCACGTGGCCTACGTCGACTTCGACTTCGGCTCGCCCACCGCCGCCGCCGTCTTCGACGTGCCCGGCGCCCTGCGCGGCACCGCGGAACCCGGCCTCCACTCCTACCTGGAGGGCGAGACGCCGGAGCCGGCCCGGATCGACGTGTGGCGCCAGACCGAACACCCGCAACTGCGCACCCGGCCCAACCAGTCCGGGCGCCTGGTCCTCCTGCCCGGCGACGCGGGCGGCGGCGAGTTCGCCACCGGCGAGGACGCCCTCGAACGCTGCGTCGACCTGCTGCTGCGCCTCAACAACGAGTTCGACGTGACCCTCGTCGACCTGAGCGCCGGACGCAGTTACGCGGTGGACATGGTCCTCGCCGCCACCGCCCACCCCCGGATGCGGTACGTGCCCTGCCGCTGGCTCGTCTTCCACCGCTGGACCCGCCAGCACGTCATCGCCGCCTCCGGGCTGGTCCACACCGACCACGGCATCCTGCGCGGCGGGGTGGAGCGCGGCCACGACGAGGAGACGCTGCGGGCCTCGATCCGCTTCGTGCGGGCCGCCGTGCCCGACCCCGAGTCGCCGCTGTGGGCGCAGGGTTCGCCCGCGCAGGCCGCCTGGATGCAGGCGTGCGACGAGGCGCTGCGCCGGCTCGCCGCCGAACACCGCATCGGCGACAGCGTCGTGCTCGGCGTCGTGCCGCTGGAGCCGATACTCCAGTGGCGCGAGCAACTGATCACCGAGGAGGACGTGCTCTCCACGCAGATCGCCAACAAGGAGACCCTCGAAGCGCTGGAGGAGATCGCCCGGCGCCTGACGGACGACGCGCACTGGGGGCAGCCATGA
- a CDS encoding SCO2524 family protein, with protein sequence MQIKPRQHLLDIWQAMARHAFDDGKLVGGESDGLSSVADAERLLCLLYPATEVPAFRLDQPDTTERDVLRALERLGTRLEIPANLISALNQFMRTHTGPDDSPTFAGGHYFRPSGPDVELTHEQEQLGVVDSYSMSITLCLATLGFLKVYEGTTTRREVRRAVEELREATNARLTAAMISLLRSFTVNVFDAESEQGRRLIQVIGQGGQSDRQVLQQFSRRLRPLRATIIESLSRGIQVDEGIRDESQLFECGWAWGVVHDAPRVVDLNVQVHGQPDGIADRLPYVYFTVVALDGIQDLFSERTLTLGLLDADQQKLAEALRLRWELSQQYWSAVARFGTERWPLEDLPWQTTGLRLESEYFSLTVAAILVHDLVRRKATDDDLTRTVAIMERLADRGRITSRMTREDPTIRLHNPGVTMPLAGSERSGNLLLWRMTDFSAQLLKRSIQLAELSRTIGAQDRLLRLAEQTFEHLWERRIEDEDGAGLWDNVRAVYPDARGVGRRLSWSITERVTECLVAARNLYKQQPIRSAELAELARELLSEATHLFGKEQLEGATSPDGSRARTMRSIENRLDHARGLIDDRPATAFALALPVLRELDTLAQARGAAAQEV encoded by the coding sequence ATGCAGATCAAGCCACGCCAGCATCTGCTGGACATCTGGCAGGCCATGGCCCGTCACGCGTTCGACGACGGCAAGCTCGTCGGCGGCGAGAGCGACGGGCTGAGCAGCGTCGCCGACGCCGAGCGCCTGCTCTGCCTCCTCTACCCGGCCACCGAGGTCCCTGCCTTCCGCCTCGACCAGCCGGACACCACCGAACGGGACGTGCTGCGCGCCCTGGAACGGCTCGGCACCCGGCTGGAGATCCCGGCCAACCTGATCAGCGCGCTGAACCAGTTCATGCGCACCCACACCGGGCCCGACGACAGCCCCACCTTCGCCGGCGGCCACTACTTCCGCCCCAGCGGACCCGACGTCGAACTCACCCACGAGCAGGAGCAGCTCGGGGTCGTCGACTCCTACTCGATGTCCATCACGCTCTGCCTGGCCACCCTCGGCTTCCTCAAGGTCTACGAGGGCACCACCACCCGCCGCGAGGTCCGCCGGGCCGTCGAGGAACTGCGCGAGGCGACCAACGCCCGGCTCACCGCCGCGATGATCAGCCTGCTGCGCTCCTTCACCGTGAACGTCTTCGACGCCGAGTCGGAGCAGGGCAGGCGCCTCATCCAGGTCATCGGCCAGGGCGGACAGTCCGACCGGCAGGTGCTCCAGCAGTTCTCCCGCCGGCTGCGCCCGCTGCGCGCCACCATCATCGAGAGCCTGAGCCGCGGCATCCAGGTCGACGAGGGCATCCGCGACGAGAGCCAGCTCTTCGAGTGCGGCTGGGCCTGGGGCGTCGTCCACGACGCCCCCCGCGTCGTCGACCTCAACGTGCAGGTCCACGGGCAGCCCGACGGCATCGCCGACCGGCTGCCCTACGTGTACTTCACCGTGGTCGCCCTCGACGGCATCCAGGACCTCTTCTCCGAGCGCACCCTCACCCTCGGCCTGCTCGACGCCGACCAGCAGAAGCTGGCGGAGGCGCTGCGGCTGCGCTGGGAGCTGAGCCAGCAGTACTGGTCGGCCGTGGCCCGCTTCGGCACCGAGCGCTGGCCGCTGGAGGACCTGCCCTGGCAGACCACCGGACTGCGGCTGGAGTCCGAGTACTTCTCGCTGACCGTCGCCGCGATCCTCGTCCACGACCTGGTCCGCCGCAAGGCCACCGACGACGACCTCACCCGCACCGTCGCCATCATGGAGCGCCTCGCCGACCGGGGCCGGATCACCAGCCGGATGACCAGGGAGGACCCCACCATCCGGCTGCACAACCCGGGCGTCACCATGCCCCTCGCCGGCTCCGAGCGCTCCGGGAACCTGCTGCTGTGGCGGATGACGGACTTCTCCGCGCAGCTCCTCAAGCGCAGCATCCAGCTCGCCGAGCTGTCCCGGACCATCGGCGCCCAGGACCGGCTGCTGCGGCTCGCCGAGCAGACCTTCGAGCACCTGTGGGAGCGGCGCATCGAGGACGAGGACGGCGCCGGCCTCTGGGACAACGTGCGCGCCGTCTACCCGGACGCCCGGGGCGTCGGCCGCCGCCTGTCGTGGAGCATCACCGAGCGTGTCACCGAATGCCTCGTCGCCGCCCGCAACCTGTACAAGCAGCAGCCCATCCGCAGCGCCGAACTGGCCGAGCTGGCGCGGGAACTGCTCAGCGAGGCCACCCACCTGTTCGGCAAGGAGCAACTGGAGGGAGCCACCTCCCCGGACGGCAGCCGGGCCCGCACCATGCGGAGCATCGAGAACCGCCTCGACCACGCCCGCGGCCTGATCGACGACCGTCCGGCGACCGCCTTCGCGCTGGCCCTGCCGGTGCTGAGGGAACTCGACACCCTGGCCCAGGCCAGGGGAGCCGCCGCCCAGGAGGTGTGA